Proteins encoded in a region of the Clostridium beijerinckii genome:
- a CDS encoding mannose-1-phosphate guanylyltransferase, with translation MIYGLILAGGKGSRLYPLSRADQPKQFLKLINDKSFLVNTVDRIIPLIDRDNIYIVTNMDYKEKVKDELIGIREENIFVEPANKETATCIGLSAVKLLKQDANAVMVVLPSDHYIQGEKNYIDTLSQAIEMANRRRCIVTLGIEPSRPETGYGYIEMGERTAGSIPTYKIARFTEKPNSEVAKDFILKGTYLWNSGMFIFRADVILREIEKYLPKLHKSLMEIYKNLGEENEENVIKEQYELIDGISIDFGVMQRTRKAYVIKCDFSWDDMGSFGALSRLLSTYRNNSISKNVYIDDCENCSIFGDKNLIIGFGIKDLVVVDAGDVILVMDKNKDQEIKHLLNRLNENKEYNKFL, from the coding sequence GTGATATACGGGCTGATTTTAGCTGGAGGTAAGGGCAGTAGACTATATCCTCTATCAAGAGCCGATCAACCAAAACAATTTTTAAAGCTAATTAACGATAAAAGTTTCTTAGTTAATACTGTTGATAGGATAATACCATTAATAGACAGAGATAATATTTATATTGTGACCAACATGGACTACAAAGAAAAGGTTAAGGATGAACTAATAGGAATTAGAGAGGAAAATATTTTTGTAGAGCCTGCTAATAAGGAAACTGCAACTTGTATAGGTTTGTCTGCAGTAAAATTATTAAAACAAGATGCTAATGCAGTAATGGTTGTATTACCATCAGATCACTATATTCAGGGTGAGAAGAATTATATAGATACTTTATCACAAGCAATAGAAATGGCAAATAGGAGAAGGTGTATCGTTACACTTGGGATTGAACCTAGTAGACCTGAAACAGGATATGGATATATAGAAATGGGGGAAAGAACTGCTGGAAGTATTCCAACTTATAAAATTGCAAGGTTTACAGAAAAACCAAATTCAGAGGTGGCTAAGGACTTTATATTAAAAGGAACTTATTTATGGAATTCTGGAATGTTTATATTTAGAGCTGATGTTATCCTAAGAGAAATAGAAAAATACTTGCCTAAATTGCATAAATCATTGATGGAAATATATAAAAATTTAGGAGAAGAAAATGAAGAGAATGTTATAAAAGAGCAATATGAACTTATAGACGGAATTTCTATAGACTTTGGAGTTATGCAAAGAACAAGAAAAGCATATGTTATTAAATGTGATTTTAGTTGGGATGATATGGGAAGCTTTGGCGCTTTAAGTAGGCTACTGAGCACTTATAGAAATAATAGTATATCTAAGAATGTTTATATTGACGATTGCGAGAATTGCTCTATATTTGGGGACAAGAATCTAATAATTGGGTTTGGAATAAAAGATCTAGTTGTAGTAGATGCTGGAGATGTCATTCTTGTAATGGATAAAAATAAGGATCAGGAAATAAAGCATTTATTAAATAGGCTAAACGAAAATAAAGAATATAATAAATTTCTATAG